The Betta splendens chromosome 2, fBetSpl5.4, whole genome shotgun sequence nucleotide sequence gtttttgtattttaaaaacaacattttaatatCACTATCGATGCCGCCACATTACAGTCCGTATATGTTTCGTTGTTGGCTCTTGTCAGAACGAGTGAAGCACAACACGTGTACAATGATATTATGCAATTTGCAGGCGCAGCCACACGATGGCGGCACAGAGCAAGTAACCAGTGGCGCTTCAGCAGTCTCTGCACGGGCCTGTGCCTGCTTTACGGGGCCTTCTGCCGCCTCGCCTTGACAGTAACTGTGGTCTTCAGCCGTCACTGGAACGGGACCTTCAGCAGGAGCGGGGACGACGGGGCTGCTCGAATGCGGGACTCGTCCCGAGGAGTCGGCCTCCGAGTCGGACGGCGCttcagagacggagagagatccgctgctgctggaggtcacAGACATTGGGGTGCGGAGATGATCTGGTGTAGTTGCCCCCATGTTCTTAGCGTTACGTGGGGCTGGTTGAGGCGGATCATCTGTGTTTATTCCCGGTCCTGCTCCCGGAGGCAAAGTCTGACTCCGCTCCACGTGACGCCCCTGCTCTGTCTGGGATGTTTCAAACACAGTGAATCTTTTTATAAACACATTTCTTGGATATGGAACCGGTTTCCTCTCCGACCCCAGGTTCTGTACCCTTCTATCGTTGTCCTCTTCACACCCACCACTGGTCTGGGCCTTTAAACCCACCGCTTCCAGACTGCGGAGGATGCGCCTCCGATGGCGAGCTGAAAGCACGTTGAGCCCCAGCAGCAGGTCATCTGTCAGGGCCCTGCAGTCTTCCAGCGACTGGTATCCTGCCTCGTGGAAACAGGAGGTATACTGGGAGAGGCGGAGGGCGGCCAGCCACCGCACGAGCTCCTGGCTGGGCTCTGGAGGCTGCAGCATGGTGCCCTGCTAGATCCACATGTGGAGGCCGCAGTAGAAGGTGCAGTGGTCTGGGTTCATATGCAGCACTCCTGGATAaaacaagaggaggaaacaTCATGCAGCTCCATGCGTCTTTGTCAAAACATATTTTCTTGTATTGCAACATTTACCGCTGTagaggttaaaaataaagtaaaccactcattttaattgatttaaaaACTTACCTAGAGTTTCAAAGCTGTCCTCCACAGTGTGCTTTCACATTCCGTTTCAACGTTGCAAGTTATTCCACTCATGTGATGGGTGTGGACCACATCCATCACATGAGTGGAATAACTTAAAGATGGGTGTATTTCTGCAACCATGAGGTATATTTGAAGTGTCATAATGTAGTGGACACTTTTGAGGTgtgatataatatattatatatatttaaagatgtgatgtttatgaataatgaCCAATTCAATtcttcagttctgtctgaagaATAATccactttcaggatgaatatctctGTAAATAGAGGCCTCGACAACTGTCAGTCAACATTAGCTCAGCAAAAAGATGGTTTTGATGAAGAATAACGATTTTTATGCAAACAGTCAGATGAGGTTCTCAGTCCACTAGGTGCTTTAGTCCACTAGTCAATGTGGACTATAACACCTATAATAGCAATAAAAGTGGTCAATATACCCAAACAACAGTTATTTATGCCTATCTGACTAAATATAAACAGTGTCCAGCCATTGTCCAGCCTgtccacatctgtcacatctgtcTAGGTGGTAGGCAGGTGGCCATATCGCCGCCTAGCAACAACTGTAGTCAATGAGGTGTCATTTTACTCATTAGAAGCTATGCaattggcctaaaaacaccaacCCAGAATTGACAGGACTCCAATCCAGTGAGAGTCACCCAACTGTTAAACCCGAgcaataaatcacttcagacaagctctgtggCAGGACTAGAAAGTCACAGAGTGATTGGGTAACTTCCCAGGATGTAGGAACCTTCTCATCTGTGCTTGATACACCTAAAGTACATTTATATAGTGCTGTAGCCCATGTTCTACTGTTTAATGTGATGTCAGGCCTATCTTTAGTACAGCAGGTCAAAGGGATCCAGTCTGGACCAGTTGGTCTAAAGGAGTATCCCAGAAAGTTGGCTTGGGGTTGAACGGGTtgaaagctgcaggtggaggagttgCAACTTTCCTGCTGGGCCTCGTTATGTCTCACACCAGTGTCAGTGTGAGCTCAGATCTATTAATTGAAACTGTTTCCCGTTAGAAAATGTTGGGATGATGGAGTGccacaagcagctgctgggtgCATTTGCATGTCCCAGAAAGTGCCACCTGTTTAACAGGAATATAAActtagattttatttttgcacaCCATCAACACAGTGACATCTGCAGGGTCACAGAGACAGTTTGGCCGTCCTACTGTCGAAGGCGTctctgattttgtttgttttttcttcttcggtGGTCTTGTGTCTTTTCCTGGTCATTGTGGGAATACTGTACCTGTTCTGCCATGATACCACAACAGGTGTAGGTACGTAGGCGTCACACCCTGGTTATTAGCTCCTGTGGACATGTTGAGTTCTAGTTATACTAGTTTTTGATTGTTTCGTTTCTGGTTTGTTAGTTCCTGCTTGTGCTGAGTTTTTAGTTCTAGTGCATTCTAAATTTAGATTTTGAGCCTGTGAATTTCAATTCATAGTTTTGTGTCTAATGTTTTTTGAGTTTGTCCTGCTTGAGTGGTGAGTTTTAGTTAGTCCAGCTTTAGGCATTTGTCCCATCATTGTTAGTCATGTCTTCATCTTTGTCTGTAGTCCTAATAATTTATGTATGTGGTTGTTGGCCGTGCATGTGGTTGCTCCCTCCTGTCTGTTTGGCCTCTGCCTCTCAGAAGTGATCAGATCACACCTAGAGGTCTAAAAATGTCTCAGAAAGTGACTGTCAATCCTCCATGTAACACTTGTTACGGTGTTAGAGTTACGGCGCCACATCGCAAACACAATAAGAGACACCACTCACTATTACATGTACGTCTAACACCGACGACCAGCCCAAACATCTACACATAAACCACCAGTATACACATAAAGATCCCACTTGATCTGCCCATAACTCTTAGCATGTCCACTgctagctacagtagctagctagctagttaaCAGCAGTTGCCGCTACAATGTCACATTTCTtgatacagacaaacagacacaatgtACACAAGTCCTGATGGACTAAACATACATGTTACCAGTAATACTGTGCAGTAGGTGAAAGGCCATTACCACTTCAGGTACAGTAGTGGTAAAAGTGGTAGTAGTACTTTAGTATTacaagtacagtatttacagcagTTTTATGAAGTTGTATCATTATGATAACAGTAACTCATAAGAAGGGAGAATGTATGCTGCCTTTTTCACAGACCTGggactttttttacttttatgtctgtttttttttcacattgaaACATACAATCATTTTTACAGACCGAGTCAGAACTCCAATGTGGCCCATTCCACCTCTttagagaagcagcttcactcgcTCTGTGGCTGAGCAGATTCATTTACATTGAATTAAATTCAAGCGGCCTCTTATGGCAATACTGTAAAGCCCCTCTTttctgtcacagaaacacaggagcACATGAGATTTTGTGCTGCCTTTGACAGACTTCGGACctattgggccccacagtaccagtgttggtactgtgtgttttcatgtctccatgagaggggGTTGGATGACCACAGCACATCACAAAAGCCTGAATGTAGGTGACATTTGATTGAGCATCACAAAACCTGAATGCGGGTTGTCCGACACACACCCACATTCCTGAACATATTGGGCCCACGAAACCATGATGTAGATTTTGTAGATTACACTTTACAAGCTCAGTAAACCTTCTGATAATGTCATTTTGAAGTCTCAGGTTTATTTACATGCACCTGGAGGATCATTGCCCGAAACAGTCAATCGCCACAAGCAGCTGTGGTTTCCAGTCATTTGTCCTACAGGGTTAGTCGCATTCCAGCACTGCAAAACATGCAACTTCCTCAACCTGCACCAGCCTGCAAGCGTTTAAGTGTCACTGCAGGATGTGCATTTAATGAGAGAATACAACCAGTACAACAGGAAAACAGCGCTTCTCAGAACAACCCAGTAAAGCACCTAAAGAATGTCACATCAAGTGATGTAAGCTTTGCTTTTCATGGTAATAAGAGTCTATTTCTAATTTGTGTGGGTGACAATGACATGTCTCTGAAACCCCCAAAATATTCCAGCGTTTGTAGGTTCACCACagacacccacccacccactgtGAACGTCCACAGGCATCTCATATTCAATAGTATGTAAAATCGCTATTGAGTATTGTTCATTGATTCAGCAGTGACTGTGGCTGAGGACCTGACGTGTTTACTGCCGGCAGTCATAAAGTGAGTGACTGCCGAACAGAGGCGATGGGCAGCGGATCTGGAGGACAGCGCTCCGTCTTCCTGCGGCTCCTCTTTGTCCCTCAGTATCGCGCCTCCAGGGGTCGCCTTGGCAACATGTTTTACTACTGGCAGCCATATAAATGCTGCGCTGGCCCttgtaaactggaaaaagctgTGCAGAGTGACGCTCGGTGCCAAAGACATAGCAAACAAGGGGGCTTCAGGAGCAACACAAGGAAATGTAATGACTCCGTAGTTAATGCTTTATATGATTCACTAAGAGTTTGTATAAAGGAGCAAATTAGCATGTAAGTATTTCAACGTGGCCTAAGAGGGAAATGGTCTTGACCTATTGTATTTTTCAGCTCAGCATGGATCATGATCTAAATGCACAAACGGAGGAAGCTCCTCCTGGCACAAGGAGTGAAGACGATCTCCTCAACACGCTGGTTGAAGCTGGTCAGGAGCTGGAAGCCGTCAGGGTCAAGCGCCATTCGAGCAGAGCACTCGGCCCAGCAGGCGATggcgaggaggatgaggagggaggacggagccCTGACGAAGAGCAGGCCGAGCGCGGGCGCAGGAAGGGCGTCCTGAGGGCGCTGAGGGACCTGAGTGTTCGTCATTCAGAGAGAGTGGCGGCGTGGAGAGAAGTCTGTGTGTTCCACGGGtctccaccagggggcagagCCTCACAGCCAGGCTCCTCGGCCGGTGAGAGAAGTCAGCCACTGTTTGGAGAAGTTAAAAGAGCAGTTTAGAGCGTGGTGAGATTGCAAAAATGCAGGAACTAAACACGAAGTCGGTGTCAGACAACCCTCAGACAAAGCGTTACAAGTGGCATGTGATGAAGTAGAATATTTGAAGGCATAAGGCCTTATTTTACAGTCAGTAAAAATATCCTTCAAGCGTGTGAGCAACAGTGAGGAGACGGTTTGAGGCTCTAAGTGGAACTGAAGTTGCCCTGTCTGCCCTGAAAGTGGTCCATGTGTTAAAGCGCATTAAATTGTAAGCATCAAAAGGTTTAACCGGAGTTCAGGCTTTTAGGCCTAAGTGTTTCTGAAAACGCATCacgctggagctgaagctggagctgaagtgcAGGTTAATGCTACAAGTGTCTGCTGTAAAGGTTAAAACACCTGACGCTGTCAGACACAAGCAGCTGGGAAGGTGCGAGGCTGTTAATAGACGCTGGTAATAGTCCAAACCTGAGCTTTAAGTGAAGACAGCAACACAAGCAGGACGTTTGTTAAAGGAAGTATATAAGTAGGTGGAGATTTAGATATGATGTGTGTCTGAAGCACTTACAGTAACGTGGAAATGAAAGTTCAGTTTGTATGAAAGTCAAGGGAGGTTGGAATGTTTTTGAAAGCGCTGAAAGCGAGTCATGTAATATTCTGTCGTTCATGTTCAGTAGTCAATTCCTCAAAAAAGCGTCAGGCTGGAATGTGTTTATCAGCTGTGAACACTCTTATCTAGATCTCAGCAGGTCAAACATGCTGCCGTTCATGTTCATTATTCATCTGCTTTGTTTCAGGAGCAGAAAGTCACTGCTTCAGCGATACTTTGAAAAGCGTTGGTGAAGACTCGCTCATCGTTCTGGACACACTGAGGGCCATCGTCACGAAGCTGGACGCAGAAATCCTCCGCTCGTGTGCAGAGGAGGCCTCGACTGACGACGGCCCACCGAGCACCCGCGATGATCGGGACCCCGACTCCACAGCCGAGGACGGAGGCGAGGAGGGCCGTACGTCGGGCTGCAGCCACGTGGAGGAAAGCGGGGAACAATTAGACGCTGAATGTGAAGCGAATCCGGAAGAGGGGTCGCGCGTGGATTTGCAGGAAAAGGAGACGAGGACGGAAAATGACACGAGCAAAGAGGAAACGAAGACTGAATGGATCACCGTGGGGTCAGTCAGGACAAAAACCTTCCCAGTTGTCCCCGAATATGAGGTGTAATAATCAGTAATGTTGTGTTGTGGCTCactggtagagcggaggacagccggtcacagctgctggaagccTCCTTCATCCGGGCGCCTCTAGGAGTGGCTGCAGCCCTGAGGTGCGAGTCGGCCGACGCCCTCAGCGGCCTCATGGTGAGCGGCTCCGAGGAGCTGGTCAGCAGGGTGGTCCGGGTGGAGGTCCAGCAGGGGGCCAGCCTGCGCTTCCCCGTCACCGTGGCGGTGCCCTTCCGAGCGCGTTACCGTAGCAACTACAGGGACGTGGCCGTGAAGATAGTGGACGGAGCGGGGAGGACGAGCTACGTGAGCCCGGTGGTAGCGGAGGAGGcgtggggggggcagagggtACGAGCGctggatgtacagtaggtggttGGACAGTGTGACGACCTCAGATTCACAGATCCGGGTGTGTTCATTAGGGGACGCTGGCGGAGGTGAGGGTCTACTCCCTGGGCGTGTTTGcagtcgtttcctgcctgaaacGAGAGCGCTACAGCGTTCCCAGCAGGGGGTTGTCCCTCAAGCTGTCCACGGACCCTCGCGTGTCCCTCAGCTACCTCCCAGGATCCTTCACCGCCCCAGTAATGGCGCAGGTCATGGTACGAAGGCGGCGATTTGACAGCCCTCCGTCTGTTTGCTAGTCGCAGCCTGACGCCTTCGTCCTTGGCTCCAGGTGCAGCCGGTGGACGCCATCCTCTTGGCGGCGGTCAGGTCCCGGAGCGACGGCCACCGCTCGGTGGTGTCCACCAGCCCGCTGCTCCACCTCACCCACCCGACATCGCAGCCCCTGAGACGACCCCTGAGTGTGACGCTCCCCTGCCCCCCCAACCCCGAAAGGAAGAAGGACCCAAGGGGACCaagggaggagaaggaacaCCAGCACACTTCCACCAGAGGATCTGCTCCACCTCAGGATGGAGGCGATTCCCACAAAGTCAGGTACGAAACAGCCTCAGCAACGCCTCACGCGCCAGTAGAGCTCACGTCAACTAAACAAGCATGTTTGGCCTCGTAGGATTGTACAGGCCTCTAAGGAGACGTCCAGTGAGCTGCTGGTTGCTCTAGGCTCAAAAGACAAACACTGGAACGTCCTGGAGAAGGTTCATgtcaggaaccagcagaacggACTGGTGTCACTGGAGCTGACGGAGAGCGTCGACAGGTTGGCAACGCAAGCTTTTCCTTTAGAATGCTTAAACGCAGCGTGACACTGAGAAAAGGGCTAATGAGCTAATTGCTAATGAGCTAATTGCTAATGAGCTAATGGTTAATGAGctaacatcacatcacatgggGTCTGATCAGGCCTTTTCCAGTAAACTAGACATGAAAGCTTGGATTATTGTCTACAGGATGAACCATAAGAGAAGCTAGTTTCTTTGTTCATCACCTAGAAAATAGCCTTTTATTTTACCACCTgatgagaagctgctgtggGACACACCAGGCCCAGGGTCATATTCACATCTCTTTTGCTTTTGGTTCATCTTCCCACATGAAGTAGATCCTCGCCGGCTGCTCTCACGCCAACAAATAAGGATGTAGTGAATTTTACTGAAAGCAGACGGATGCTCGTACACAGCAGTTTGAGTGAAGTGAGATCaagacctttgacctttcagctgTTTCATGTTGTGACTCCGGCGCTTTCTCAGGGGAAC carries:
- the LOC129603826 gene encoding uncharacterized protein LOC129603826 isoform X2, with the translated sequence MLQPPEPSQELVRWLAALRLSQYTSCFHEAGYQSLEDCRALTDDLLLGLNVLSARHRRRILRSLEAVGLKAQTSGGCEEDNDRRTEQGRHVERSQTLPPGAGPGINTDDPPQPAPRNAKNMGATTPDHLRTPMSVTSSSSGSLSVSEAPSDSEADSSGRVPHSSSPVVPAPAEGPVPVTAEDHSYCQGEAAEGPVKQAQARAETAEAPLVTCSVPPSCGCACKLHNIIVHVLCFTRSDKSQQRNIYGL
- the LOC129603826 gene encoding arf-GAP with Rho-GAP domain, ANK repeat and PH domain-containing protein 1-like isoform X1, which gives rise to MLQPPEPSQELVRWLAALRLSQYTSCFHEAGYQSLEDCRALTDDLLLGLNVLSARHRRRILRSLEAVGLKAQTSGGCEEDNDRRVQNLGSERKPVPYPRNVFIKRFTVFETSQTEQGRHVERSQTLPPGAGPGINTDDPPQPAPRNAKNMGATTPDHLRTPMSVTSSSSGSLSVSEAPSDSEADSSGRVPHSSSPVVPAPAEGPVPVTAEDHSYCQGEAAEGPVKQAQARAETAEAPLVTCSVPPSCGCACKLHNIIVHVLCFTRSDKSQQRNIYGL
- the dthd1 gene encoding death domain-containing protein 1 isoform X1, producing MVLTYCIFQLSMDHDLNAQTEEAPPGTRSEDDLLNTLVEAGQELEAVRVKRHSSRALGPAGDGEEDEEGGRSPDEEQAERGRRKGVLRALRDLSVRHSERVAAWREVCVFHGSPPGGRASQPGSSAGAESHCFSDTLKSVGEDSLIVLDTLRAIVTKLDAEILRSCAEEASTDDGPPSTRDDRDPDSTAEDGGEEGRTSGCSHVEESGEQLDAECEANPEEGSRVDLQEKETRTENDTSKEETKTEWITVGAEDSRSQLLEASFIRAPLGVAAALRCESADALSGLMVSGSEELVSRVVRVEVQQGASLRFPVTVAVPFRARYRSNYRDVAVKIVDGAGRTSYVSPVVAEEAWGGQRGTLAEVRVYSLGVFAVVSCLKRERYSVPSRGLSLKLSTDPRVSLSYLPGSFTAPVMAQVMVQPVDAILLAAVRSRSDGHRSVVSTSPLLHLTHPTSQPLRRPLSVTLPCPPNPERKKDPRGPREEKEHQHTSTRGSAPPQDGGDSHKVRIVQASKETSSELLVALGSKDKHWNVLEKVHVRNQQNGLVSLELTESVDRLLVARLLPPLQPGLAASFALELERAACSHAVAVVLGRRGDDPRGVLVAALPSRELGWERNRLRAQGYGELLEASPEVSMCEGDQLLLRFSGNVASAEAGSGTQRVECVTFHSQRRNHLLVQLTEVDPFGNYSSPHYKGTLLFFKVARGQLLWSSDGAFPVNTAPPDADPVCKLPLTLPKKARNINRPIAAKVKLCGESDSLPDALLLWLSAELSEDDLAPLAASLRLRRGAAQLVKLRAGSSLSAHAFHVLAMWRRGLPAAPAQPKAAQLAQGLARSGRPDLARELLQRQAAAAGRRPLQHGAKER
- the dthd1 gene encoding death domain-containing protein 1 isoform X3, giving the protein MVLTYCIFQLSMDHDLNAQTEEAPPGTRSEDDLLNTLVEAGQELEAVRVKRHSSRALGPAGDGEEDEEGGRSPDEEQAERGRRKGVLRALRDLSVRHSERVAAWREVCVFHGSPPGGRASQPGSSAGAESHCFSDTLKSVGEDSLIVLDTLRAIVTKLDAEILRSCAEEASTDDGPPSTRDDRDPDSTAEDGGEEGRTSGCSHVEESGEQLDAECEANPEEGSRVDLQEKETRTENDTSKEETKTEWITVGAEDSRSQLLEASFIRAPLGVAAALRCESADALSGLMGTLAEVRVYSLGVFAVVSCLKRERYSVPSRGLSLKLSTDPRVSLSYLPGSFTAPVMAQVMVQPVDAILLAAVRSRSDGHRSVVSTSPLLHLTHPTSQPLRRPLSVTLPCPPNPERKKDPRGPREEKEHQHTSTRGSAPPQDGGDSHKVRIVQASKETSSELLVALGSKDKHWNVLEKVHVRNQQNGLVSLELTESVDRLLVARLLPPLQPGLAASFALELERAACSHAVAVVLGRRGDDPRGVLVAALPSRELGWERNRLRAQGYGELLEASPEVSMCEGDQLLLRFSGNVASAEAGSGTQRVECVTFHSQRRNHLLVQLTEVDPFGNYSSPHYKGTLLFFKVARGQLLWSSDGAFPVNTAPPDADPVCKLPLTLPKKARNINRPIAAKVKLCGESDSLPDALLLWLSAELSEDDLAPLAASLRLRRGAAQLVKLRAGSSLSAHAFHVLAMWRRGLPAAPAQPKAAQLAQGLARSGRPDLARELLQRQAAAAGRRPLQHGAKER
- the dthd1 gene encoding death domain-containing protein 1 isoform X2; its protein translation is MDHDLNAQTEEAPPGTRSEDDLLNTLVEAGQELEAVRVKRHSSRALGPAGDGEEDEEGGRSPDEEQAERGRRKGVLRALRDLSVRHSERVAAWREVCVFHGSPPGGRASQPGSSAGAESHCFSDTLKSVGEDSLIVLDTLRAIVTKLDAEILRSCAEEASTDDGPPSTRDDRDPDSTAEDGGEEGRTSGCSHVEESGEQLDAECEANPEEGSRVDLQEKETRTENDTSKEETKTEWITVGAEDSRSQLLEASFIRAPLGVAAALRCESADALSGLMVSGSEELVSRVVRVEVQQGASLRFPVTVAVPFRARYRSNYRDVAVKIVDGAGRTSYVSPVVAEEAWGGQRGTLAEVRVYSLGVFAVVSCLKRERYSVPSRGLSLKLSTDPRVSLSYLPGSFTAPVMAQVMVQPVDAILLAAVRSRSDGHRSVVSTSPLLHLTHPTSQPLRRPLSVTLPCPPNPERKKDPRGPREEKEHQHTSTRGSAPPQDGGDSHKVRIVQASKETSSELLVALGSKDKHWNVLEKVHVRNQQNGLVSLELTESVDRLLVARLLPPLQPGLAASFALELERAACSHAVAVVLGRRGDDPRGVLVAALPSRELGWERNRLRAQGYGELLEASPEVSMCEGDQLLLRFSGNVASAEAGSGTQRVECVTFHSQRRNHLLVQLTEVDPFGNYSSPHYKGTLLFFKVARGQLLWSSDGAFPVNTAPPDADPVCKLPLTLPKKARNINRPIAAKVKLCGESDSLPDALLLWLSAELSEDDLAPLAASLRLRRGAAQLVKLRAGSSLSAHAFHVLAMWRRGLPAAPAQPKAAQLAQGLARSGRPDLARELLQRQAAAAGRRPLQHGAKER